The following are from one region of the Paenibacillus sp. KS-LC4 genome:
- a CDS encoding dipeptide/oligopeptide/nickel ABC transporter ATP-binding protein produces MQPLLRVERLSKTFMKSKEQVYALKDISLQIARGECLGVVGESGSGKSTLGKVILALERPDSGEVWLDDVSLLQLKGAALRQQRQHVQVVFQDPNAALNSKMPIWRSIMEPLDNFPKVMPPFLTGDRSDRLGLAAQLLALVGLPMEHLARYPHELSGGQRQRVAIARGISLNPKLLVCDEPTSSLDVSVQAQILQLLKSLKQTLGMSYLFISHDIASVQYMSDRMIVMKDGEMIDEFASSELTHEERHPYTKLLVEAAS; encoded by the coding sequence GTGCAGCCTTTGTTGCGTGTAGAGCGTTTAAGTAAAACCTTCATGAAATCGAAGGAGCAGGTTTATGCGCTGAAGGATATTTCGCTGCAAATTGCGAGGGGTGAATGTCTGGGCGTCGTTGGCGAAAGCGGCAGCGGAAAAAGTACATTAGGCAAGGTGATTTTGGCACTGGAGCGACCGGATAGCGGTGAAGTATGGCTGGATGATGTTTCATTGCTACAGCTAAAGGGGGCAGCGCTTAGACAGCAGCGGCAGCATGTACAGGTCGTATTTCAAGACCCGAACGCCGCGCTTAACAGCAAAATGCCCATTTGGCGTTCGATCATGGAGCCGCTTGATAATTTTCCGAAGGTAATGCCGCCATTTCTGACGGGTGATCGCTCAGATAGGCTTGGCTTGGCGGCGCAGCTGTTAGCGCTGGTCGGCCTGCCTATGGAGCATTTGGCCCGTTATCCGCATGAGCTTAGCGGCGGGCAGCGGCAGCGGGTCGCCATCGCTCGGGGAATCAGCTTGAACCCGAAGCTGCTCGTCTGTGACGAGCCAACCTCAAGCCTTGACGTATCCGTTCAGGCACAAATTTTGCAGCTGCTCAAAAGCTTGAAGCAAACGCTGGGCATGTCCTACTTGTTTATTTCCCATGACATAGCCTCCGTTCAATATATGAGCGATAGAATGATAGTTATGAAGGATGGAGAAATGATTGATGAGTTTGCAAGCTCCGAGTTGACACATGAGGAGCGGCATCCCTACACCAAGCTGCTGGTGGAGGCGGCGAGCTAG
- a CDS encoding nucleoside hydrolase, giving the protein MSDRKRMILDVDTGVDDAIAILYALLSPEIKVEGITTGYGNTTVEQATDNTLRVVQLANCGYEVPVAAGAVAPTVRPSRGTDAHIHGHNGIGDAYLPPSSQQPLKENAVDFIIRKAAENPGELTLVTTGRLTNLALALEKSPELAGQLKQVVTMGGTLFAPGNVTPVAEANIYADPEAAAAVFASNVALTIVGLDVTVPTRLTGADLEKLERYAPENKQAIIRFLKESLGVYFEFYRKVNYFIEECPMHDALAVLVALNPSLVTTQKFNAVVDCSSGLTAGMIVTDRRPRPSVGRRVEFCVEVDSAKAIRQMMSVFWSE; this is encoded by the coding sequence ATGAGCGACAGAAAACGAATGATACTCGATGTAGATACTGGGGTCGATGATGCCATCGCGATTTTATACGCGCTGCTTTCTCCTGAAATTAAGGTGGAGGGCATAACGACAGGGTACGGAAACACGACGGTGGAGCAAGCTACAGACAATACGCTAAGAGTCGTGCAGCTTGCCAATTGCGGCTATGAGGTGCCGGTTGCAGCAGGGGCGGTAGCTCCTACCGTAAGGCCTTCGCGTGGAACGGATGCGCATATTCATGGGCATAATGGTATTGGAGATGCCTATCTCCCGCCTTCCTCTCAACAGCCGCTAAAGGAAAATGCGGTAGATTTCATTATTCGCAAGGCAGCGGAAAATCCGGGCGAGCTTACTCTGGTGACGACGGGAAGATTGACGAATTTGGCGCTTGCGCTGGAAAAATCCCCTGAGCTTGCTGGGCAACTGAAGCAGGTAGTGACGATGGGCGGCACGCTGTTCGCTCCTGGCAATGTCACGCCAGTTGCAGAAGCTAACATCTATGCCGACCCTGAAGCGGCGGCGGCGGTTTTTGCATCGAATGTCGCACTCACGATTGTCGGGCTTGATGTGACAGTGCCTACAAGGCTTACGGGAGCTGATTTGGAGAAGCTTGAGCGCTATGCGCCGGAAAATAAGCAAGCCATTATCCGTTTTTTGAAGGAGTCGCTGGGCGTTTATTTTGAATTTTACCGCAAGGTGAACTATTTCATTGAGGAATGTCCGATGCATGATGCGCTTGCCGTTCTAGTCGCGCTTAATCCGTCACTTGTTACAACACAAAAATTTAACGCCGTCGTTGATTGCAGCAGCGGGCTGACAGCGGGTATGATTGTTACAGACAGAAGACCACGTCCATCTGTAGGCAGAAGGGTGGAGTTTTGCGTTGAAGTGGATTCGGCCAAAGCGATTCGCCAAATGATGTCGGTATTCTGGAGCGAATAA
- a CDS encoding acyl-CoA thioesterase → MEQRFSRESRCYKTARVFPTDVNNHNTLFGGKLMAYIDDIASIAATKHCRRSVVTASTDSVDFLYPIRPTDSVCLEAFVTWTGRSSIEVFVKVVKEDLLRGEREVAATSFLTFVALDSDRRPVVVPAVVPETEEELKLFETAEQRAEMRRTRREQSKRFAEFLTVKHPWD, encoded by the coding sequence ATGGAGCAGCGTTTTTCGCGGGAATCAAGATGTTATAAAACAGCAAGGGTGTTTCCAACAGATGTAAATAATCATAATACGCTGTTTGGCGGAAAACTGATGGCTTATATTGATGATATTGCCTCCATTGCGGCGACGAAGCATTGCCGCCGATCCGTTGTTACCGCTTCGACGGATTCGGTCGATTTTCTTTATCCCATCCGACCAACGGATTCCGTATGTCTTGAAGCGTTCGTTACTTGGACGGGCCGTTCCTCCATTGAAGTGTTCGTTAAAGTGGTGAAAGAGGATTTGCTGCGTGGAGAGCGGGAAGTGGCGGCGACGTCCTTTCTGACATTCGTTGCACTTGATTCGGACAGGCGTCCAGTTGTGGTGCCAGCGGTCGTTCCGGAAACGGAAGAGGAGCTTAAGCTGTTTGAGACAGCAGAGCAGCGGGCGGAAATGCGCCGTACCCGCCGCGAGCAGAGTAAACGCTTTGCTGAATTTTTGACGGTAAAGCATCCCTGGGACTGA
- the clpP gene encoding ATP-dependent Clp endopeptidase proteolytic subunit ClpP, whose translation MTNYVPYVVEQSARGERSYDIYSRLLKDRIIFLGSAIDDQLANSIVAQLLFLAEEDKAKDISIYINSPGGSTSAGFAIYDTIQYIKPDVSTICVGLAASFAAILLLAGAEGKRFALPNSEVMIHQPHGGVQGQASDIAISANRIIRIREHLNQIASARTGQPLEKIQLDMDRDYFLSAEEAVQYGIVDRVITSLQA comes from the coding sequence ATGACCAATTATGTCCCTTACGTAGTGGAGCAAAGCGCACGCGGTGAAAGATCCTATGATATTTATTCACGGCTGCTGAAGGATCGCATCATCTTTCTTGGCTCAGCAATTGACGACCAGCTCGCAAACAGTATCGTTGCCCAGCTGCTGTTTCTCGCGGAGGAGGACAAGGCGAAAGACATCAGCATTTATATTAATAGTCCGGGCGGCTCTACTTCAGCAGGCTTTGCCATCTATGACACGATTCAATATATTAAGCCGGATGTCAGTACGATATGTGTGGGGCTTGCGGCATCCTTCGCCGCTATTCTACTGCTTGCGGGTGCTGAAGGCAAGCGCTTTGCCCTGCCCAACAGCGAGGTAATGATCCACCAGCCGCATGGCGGCGTTCAGGGCCAAGCAAGCGATATTGCGATTTCTGCCAATCGGATTATTCGCATTCGAGAGCATCTCAATCAGATAGCCTCCGCCCGAACCGGCCAGCCGCTGGAGAAAATTCAGCTGGACATGGACCGCGATTATTTCCTCTCCGCAGAGGAGGCGGTACAATACGGCATCGTGGATCGCGTCATTACATCCTTACAAGCGTAA
- a CDS encoding RNA polymerase sigma factor has protein sequence MRLKNKIALPNVYTGQQLADLRKYSISLTGSSWDAEDLAQESWLKASLYAVAASHQNPEALLRRIAKNSWIDQARRKAVWQKISGEMQHLQQQEIAVNNQEASDLEIVFHVLVKHMTTAQRAVFMLRDVYGCSSIEAAEILGMTEGAVKAALHRARRALIAVRQQLLQDGLPQPQEEQMKTYVRALASAYLSGNMKAVADLMQLSENDPELAIHMAQHELGRLASRRLTAPEEARNMALQYAFILDAA, from the coding sequence ATGCGTTTGAAAAATAAAATCGCCTTGCCGAACGTATATACTGGGCAGCAGCTTGCAGACTTGCGCAAGTACAGCATCTCGCTGACAGGCTCAAGCTGGGATGCCGAGGATTTGGCGCAGGAATCGTGGCTGAAGGCGAGCCTCTATGCGGTTGCCGCCAGCCATCAGAATCCCGAAGCGCTGCTGCGGCGCATTGCCAAAAATAGCTGGATCGACCAAGCCCGCAGAAAAGCGGTCTGGCAAAAAATAAGCGGAGAAATGCAGCATTTGCAACAGCAGGAAATCGCAGTCAATAATCAAGAGGCTAGCGACCTTGAAATTGTTTTTCATGTGCTGGTGAAGCATATGACAACGGCTCAAAGGGCTGTTTTTATGCTGCGGGATGTATATGGCTGTTCAAGCATTGAAGCTGCGGAAATTTTGGGGATGACGGAAGGGGCGGTAAAAGCGGCGCTGCACCGTGCCAGGCGAGCGCTTATTGCTGTGCGCCAGCAGCTGCTTCAGGATGGGCTGCCTCAGCCGCAGGAGGAGCAAATGAAAACCTATGTACGGGCGCTGGCCTCCGCCTATTTGTCAGGCAATATGAAGGCAGTTGCCGATTTAATGCAGCTTAGCGAAAATGATCCAGAGCTGGCCATCCATATGGCCCAGCATGAGCTGGGGCGCCTTGCGTCACGGCGGCTGACGGCTCCTGAAGAAGCGCGGAATATGGCGCTGCAATATGCTTTTATACTCGATGCCGCCTAA
- a CDS encoding MFS transporter, whose product MLSQEQRPRLWTTAFITLTICSFLVFFNLQLLLSPLTAYTKSTFMASDVSVSLVTSVFAVSAILTRFMTAFVMKRMPRLAILYIGIVLAALFTAMYIAAESLGSLLIMRVFYGIGFGIASTIIPTLVSQIIPARRIGEGIGYFGLSTSLAMSIGPMIGLNIWKQFGFEALTITGTAAILLVIPMLLGFRPLPPEPPRQSREERKRAASSKPPFNFQLVLPALLTVLLSITYSGILSFIALYGEKIAINQIGLFFLFNAVTIISVRPISGKLFDSKGHAAVLIPGALCVIASLTVLSFTTSISLLIISALLYGLGFGAVQPTIQAWMLRSSSPEQHGAVNSMFYNATDLGVATGAILLGAIASATSYEMMYRCAAGIMIIFLLVYLVLSITMAAKHKKRRWSRPGAVSQKFQ is encoded by the coding sequence ATGCTGTCTCAAGAACAACGCCCGCGCTTATGGACTACTGCATTTATTACACTAACCATTTGCTCTTTTCTAGTTTTCTTTAATTTGCAGCTTTTGCTTTCACCGCTTACGGCTTATACGAAAAGCACATTTATGGCCAGTGACGTATCGGTCAGCCTCGTGACGAGCGTGTTTGCCGTTTCTGCGATTTTAACGCGTTTTATGACGGCATTTGTGATGAAAAGAATGCCACGATTGGCCATTTTGTACATCGGCATTGTGCTTGCTGCCCTTTTTACCGCTATGTATATCGCGGCTGAATCCTTAGGCTCCTTGCTCATCATGCGTGTATTTTATGGCATTGGCTTTGGCATAGCCAGTACGATTATTCCGACGCTCGTATCGCAAATTATTCCCGCTAGGCGCATTGGGGAAGGGATTGGCTATTTTGGCTTGTCCACCAGCCTTGCGATGTCCATTGGCCCCATGATCGGGCTAAATATTTGGAAGCAATTCGGTTTTGAGGCGTTAACCATCACGGGAACGGCAGCTATTTTGCTCGTTATCCCGATGCTTCTCGGGTTTCGTCCTCTTCCGCCAGAGCCTCCGCGCCAGAGCCGGGAGGAGCGAAAACGGGCTGCCTCAAGCAAGCCTCCCTTTAATTTCCAGCTTGTGCTTCCCGCGCTATTAACTGTGCTGCTGTCGATTACATACAGCGGGATATTAAGCTTTATCGCCTTGTATGGTGAGAAAATTGCGATCAACCAGATCGGCTTGTTTTTCTTGTTTAATGCGGTGACAATCATTAGCGTTCGTCCAATTTCTGGAAAATTGTTTGACAGCAAAGGCCATGCGGCCGTGCTTATTCCTGGTGCGTTATGTGTTATCGCAAGCTTGACGGTGCTGTCGTTTACGACCTCCATTTCGCTGCTGATCATATCGGCGCTGCTATATGGTCTAGGATTCGGCGCTGTCCAGCCAACGATTCAAGCTTGGATGCTGCGCAGCTCAAGTCCGGAGCAGCATGGAGCTGTGAATAGCATGTTCTATAACGCAACGGATCTTGGTGTTGCGACAGGAGCTATTTTATTAGGTGCCATTGCCTCAGCGACGAGCTATGAAATGATGTATCGCTGCGCTGCTGGCATCATGATTATCTTTTTACTCGTATATTTGGTTCTTAGCATAACGATGGCTGCAAAACATAAAAAGCGGCGCTGGAGCAGGCCGGGAGCGGTTTCGCAAAAATTTCAATGA
- a CDS encoding DMT family transporter: MKYLLSVLFGAISYGVLSTIVVLAYGQGYQLGEVVGAQLLTGFILAWMLAFYTKQREQRKARTAPNAVSSVTQAADAAKALAAKLTWKSRALLMLAGMPTAITGLLYYHSLRYIPASLAIILLFQFTWISVLIQAFSKRQRPKGVMLLALIVLFGGTLLAAGIMEEGVAQFNWIGIIFGLLSAVSYSLFILFSGKAVPAVHPAFRSAWMITGGLLLVFILFPPLFLFNGLIWGQLLVFGILLGLFGAFIPPVLFAIGVPHIGEGMAGVLGAAELPVAVTMSALILNEHVSMLQWVGVVVVLMGILLPELKRFKGRSQRTMAA; this comes from the coding sequence ATGAAGTATTTATTATCGGTTTTATTCGGTGCGATTAGTTACGGTGTGTTGTCTACAATCGTGGTACTGGCCTATGGTCAAGGCTATCAATTAGGTGAAGTGGTTGGTGCGCAGCTGCTGACGGGATTTATTTTGGCCTGGATGCTGGCTTTTTATACAAAACAGCGGGAGCAGCGCAAAGCCCGTACGGCTCCAAACGCAGTTTCTTCTGTCACTCAAGCGGCCGATGCCGCCAAAGCGCTTGCCGCTAAGCTGACGTGGAAAAGCAGAGCGCTGCTCATGCTTGCGGGTATGCCGACAGCAATAACAGGCTTGTTGTATTATCATTCGCTCCGTTATATTCCAGCCTCGCTGGCGATTATTTTATTGTTTCAGTTCACCTGGATCAGCGTTTTGATTCAAGCATTCAGCAAGCGTCAACGTCCTAAAGGCGTTATGCTGCTGGCATTGATTGTTTTGTTTGGAGGCACGCTGCTTGCTGCCGGCATTATGGAGGAAGGCGTTGCCCAGTTCAACTGGATCGGCATCATTTTCGGCTTATTGTCCGCCGTAAGCTACTCCTTGTTTATTTTGTTCAGCGGCAAAGCGGTGCCAGCTGTACATCCGGCTTTTCGCAGCGCTTGGATGATTACTGGCGGGTTGCTGCTCGTGTTTATTTTATTCCCGCCGCTGTTTCTATTTAATGGTTTGATTTGGGGACAATTGCTCGTATTCGGCATCCTGCTAGGGCTGTTCGGCGCTTTTATCCCGCCTGTCCTGTTCGCAATCGGCGTGCCGCATATTGGTGAAGGCATGGCTGGCGTATTAGGCGCTGCTGAACTTCCTGTAGCTGTCACGATGTCGGCCCTTATATTGAATGAGCATGTGAGCATGCTGCAATGGGTGGGTGTCGTTGTCGTGCTAATGGGCATATTGCTGCCAGAGCTGAAACGCTTTAAAGGGCGTTCACAGCGGACAATGGCTGCTTAG